The following DNA comes from Poecilia reticulata strain Guanapo linkage group LG16, Guppy_female_1.0+MT, whole genome shotgun sequence.
GATCACCTTGCTAACACACATCTGTTTTCAGCTTTGCCCACATATTTTCTATAGGACTAAAAACAGAGTGCTGTGAAGCCCACtctcaaataatatttttttgttcttaagcCTCTTTTGTAACTAATTTGACATCATAATTTAGGTCAAGAAAGAGGTCTCGAGAAGATGCTTTAATATTTCCATGTCATATTTTCTCTTCAAATGCCATCTAATTGTGTAAAGCAAAACacacccacagcatgatgctgccactcctGTTTTTTCTAGTTGGAATGGTGTTATCAGACTAAAATGCTTCTCCATCTTTTCTCCAAATATAGCAATGTTTATAATGCTCAACGCTTAATTCTTTTTAATGATCCACAAGATATGTGTCAAAATATTCAGATATCCATCCCTTACTACAACTGTTGTAtatatttctgttgcttttggagTGATCTCATACCTTGTGTTGTGCAGGTTTTACTGTGGATAATGATActttttttccagcttcagCAAGCAAAGTCTTTTACTTTAGTTCTGGAGCTGATGAGCATATTTCTTACCAAAACACGTCCTTTTCTGGGACGCAGAGTGGACATTCAGATGGTGCTTCTACTTGTATTTGTTTGTATAGATCTAACTTTTGGAGTCCGTAGTTCTCCTGATATCTCAGCTGATTTCTTTCGATTTTCCCTTGGTGTCTCAGAAGAAAGCAATGTGCTTGAGGCGATGCCTTGCAATACACACACAATGGCGCCTAAATAAAGTCAGAAAGCGTGAGCCTATTGGAAGCTTACAAAGCCATGACTTCATTTTCTGGTTGTACTCAAcctttttaaaagcatattaATCTCAGAGTGGGTAAATTACTTAAATAAGGAACGTCAAAACAGAGTCgtttaaaaaattttcaaaattatttttcctttctttattctgttttgttaATCTTCACCAATATTGGATAACGGTATGTAAATATCTAGTTTACTGTTCAAGTATGCTGTATCTACTGTTATGAAAAGTAGTTTCCCAACAGCTGAACGTCCATCATCGCAGGTTATGGTCAACAGTTTATTCCTGTGTCTTATAATTAGAGCAAGTAAATGAATCAAAAAGTTAAGGATGTTTGTGTAAACCAGTGTTTAAAAGTTCAGCAGCACTCTCCTGAATCAACCAAGTCAATTTGCCTCACAATTACTTATTGCTGATGCAAGAAATAGTGCGAATCATGCCTCATGCAAGCGTGAgattaaacagcagcagcagcagccggttGTGCCAAAGAGCAAGAAAAATGCAGCTTGATAGCTCCGAAACAGATACAAACCTCCAGCATTAACAGGCTATGTCTGATATAAATTGAGTCACCCTCAATTTTCTTAGCTCTTTTCTGTGaagaatgaaaagaacaaaaaacaaaaaaaagtgtgggTTTGTTTCAGTTTCCCTGTACGCTGGCATCACACTGCCGCATGGTGGACATGCATTGTATGAAGTTCACTAATGTGTTAAACACAACAGATGGGAAAGAACAGAGAGGCGTTCATGCAAAATGATTTGGTGCAAAGTGACCAAAACTGTCCTATGCTAGCAAAGAAGAAGGACTTCTataatgaaaaactgaacaaaaacacctGTTAGTCTAAGATCATGCATGTGTGCATTCCAGTGTTAAAGACAGcaagcaaaacttttaaaacgtACAACTTATACTGAGGCGAGGAAAGAATACTTAACAAATCAGACTGCCTCTAAAGTAGTCTTCAAGACCAGATTCTTACACATTCTGTTCGTAACTGCATTTCGTCTGgttcttaaaaataaactgtacatCTCTTGAACCTGATATATTTAAGTTTACACCTAGCTGTACGGAAGCACAACATGAGAAGAGGGTGGCATTAGTCCTTTCAGATGCAAAAATCGGAAGTGGAGAGACGCATGAGCGGCACCGAGAGTCTGACCTTTCGCATTTGCACCCCTTCCACGATCGTCCTCTCGCTCTCAGACTCGTGCTACCCCggggggaggagagaggaagatgtgttagcgccctctgctggttgCGTTAATAAAAACCATGTCCTGTGAGGGTCAGTGTGCTACAGGCTTGAGCCTGCCACTAACCTGGATGTACCCATTGATGGTGGATATCAGTGAAGAATCTACGTCTCTCTGCTCCCTCGACACTGCTGACTACAGCAGCAAGAGACACAGTTTACGCTCATGCATAAAATGTCTCTGTACACGTTACGCTCTTAGGTGTTCTTTCTGAATCAGTAAcaatttcaacatattttcaacCATTCAAGATCATAGATAAGATTTTTACCTTAAATGCATAAAGATTCTACACAGTTGACATACAATTATGGATGTAGAAAAATTTAGTTGGATTTCCCTACAGGTCAAACTGGATTAACACTGTACTTAACAGTGTTATGTactattcaaattcaaattcataaTACTTTAtagatcccaaagggaaataaaacataacaaatataataaaatataataatatgttAATGTGTGCTTTTCCACATACTCATCTTCTGTTTCACACAGTTCCAGTTAAGTTTGGCAAACtttacatgtttatgtttgagaTGGTAGAACAGAAATGGTTATTTTCTATGGTGTACTAACTCTTTTTACCCATCTTTACAAAGGGTGCCAAGAGATTTGTCctcatctttattttgttttatgttgctttCCTTTTAGACATTTGTGCATTTGTCAGCCCAGACAGATACAAGAGTaaataaaatgagctaaatACCTTGATTTCAGACACTGCCTCTATTTTTGAGGGCTCTGCAGCTTCTACCGTGACTTCCAGCTTCCTCTCTTCCAGGCGACTGGTCTTTATGGGAGTGGAGGTCTGGGGCTGGTCGAAGGGAGCCATGGGGATCCCTGCATCCGCCAGCGCGGCCTGAGAGAAGACTGGAGCACTGACAGGACGTGCGCCCCTCTGCGTGCTCACAACTACAgaaaaaatgtaaggaaaacTGATATTAATAGAAAGAATTATTATGTTTGCGGTTCTTAGGTTAACATGTTTAATAACTAAggtatttttttcagatgttcGCACATCGttaagtttttaaatgcaacattgtCACAATCAGCAACCATACTTACCGCACTCAGTCGCCctgtaatgaaataaatgcaaaaactgaaaGCGCATACTGTACCTCATGTGTTTTCAGTTCGcttggttttaaaagaaaaacatatgagAATAAAACTTAGGCAAGAAGCATAAATCCTCAGGGGGACATGATGGAAGCAGcgtgttttaattaaaataatccaaTGGTTGCGCAAAAGCAGTTAAGTCAAGTCGCATAATAGGCAAAATGTTCATGACTCATTCAAATGTCGAGAACAAAACAGCATTATTTCTCCAGTCTGCAAAAACTGCCAGGTGGAAAATGTGAGAGGAGGCCTGGGCATCAGCCCGTGTATCCAGGCAGCAAATGTTAGTAAATGTTTCATGACGCAAAGAAACCCACAAGTGAGCATTAGTCAAAaacactccacacacacacaaaaaaagtaaacagtACCTGACTCTTTGGCATCAAAATCTAGCAGAACAAACCAGTCATCAGTGACATCTGTGTGTATGACTGGACGCCTTTCTTCCAGGATCCGCATTTCAAACTGTGGCTTCTTCTCAGAAATTTCAACCCTTTTTGCGGCCACAGCAGATGGAACTCTGACCTCTGATCGGACCCTGAGGCTTTCAGGGGCAGCAACTAGCATAGATATGAACGAGGCATTATTGTGGAAAAGAAGTGAACAGCATCAACAGCCCTCAGGGCCTTCATagcataaaactgaatttacacAAGTAATTTGTACGTGTTTCGTTGAACCCTTCTTTCATAATATACCTGATGTTTTTAGGTCTGGATACAGAAGAACAAACCAATCGTCTTCCACTTCTATTTGGGGCTGACGTTCCTTCACTACTTCTTTCTTCTGCCAAGTCTCATCCACAATAGTAACCCTCTGCTGTGTTCTTTTCTCTGTGGCTACAAACTTTTTGTCTGTTCTCGCTTCAGGAACAGGGAAGACACGTTGCTCCACAGCCACTGGCACGGAATcagaaggaaaaactaaaatgaaaggTATTCTGGGggttttctttctattttaaaatctgtatctcaaaaagctcaacaaaaccaacaaaaagtatGCCGTTTCAGACtaagtagagatgcaccaattcCTCTGCATTTGATGTGAATGAAACGATTTTCCTGTTGGCCCATAAACACACTACAACATGCTAACTTGTGATACTCGTATTTTAATTGCGGAAGTTTCTCTaagtgaggaaaaaagaaatggaacCATTTATAAAATCAGTAAGGATTAGCATTGTAGGCTACCGGACCTGCGGCCCATAAACTGGGGTTCAACGGACTTACTCAACTCAGCAGAAGgttcaaagttaaaaacatcaaataacaGCAACTACATGATTATATTTAGATATTACTGCAAAAAATGAGACTACATGCACCTATTTCCATAAaagctagcattagcactgCAGCACAGCTAGCTACAACAAGACTTGGAAAAGTGGGACCTGTTTAAATTTTCCACAAGCCATTACTTTTGAAGTAGTGTGATGcttttaatgaatattaattGGTTATTAACATCCAGAATAAAAATGGTTTGGTGAGAAATTTTCACTTGTGATTCCCGTTTACAATGTATCACAAGAAACCTTGGTCCTACATTAGCCTTTGTAGATCAAAGACTAGTGTGATTGCTTTATAATTGAAACTTGAACGAACATCCATTACCACTTAAATTTGtgagattaattttaatatatagcatgttggactttgtttttatcattctAAATGTCTTACTATTACTACAACCACAATGTTATTGTAACCAgaaccaataaaaaatatatctattgGAGAAAAATGGGaatcagctgaaataaaaatccagagGTTAAAAAGTGACCTCAACAAATTGGTAATTGGTACATCTCTAGCCCCCAGTAACAGCATACTGGTTGAACTGTGGAATAGACAACATATCTGCCTAATTGAAATAGGCAAACAGCCATAGCATAGTACCTGATACTTTTGGTGCCACATCTAGCAGCTCAAACCAATCATCATCCTCATATGTTGGTTGTGGCAGGTTAATCACAGTCACAGCGGGTGGCCTCAGATCCTCCTTGACGAACTTTGGTTTTGGTTCACTGGGTTCAGGTGTCTTAACAACCCTCTGAACCTCAGCAACTGACACAGAAAAATTAGGATTGATAAACTTTAAGCACATAGCAGAGTATATACTGCCTTTAGCCAATTAAAAGTACCTGGTGCAGTGGGAATGGGTTTTTCTTGAGTAATGTTAAACAAGACAACCCAATCATCGTCTTCCATGTTTGACTGAGGTGGGGGCTGGCTTGGCCTAATTTTAGGAGAACGAGTACCCTCTTGCCCGCTGGTCGCACTAATTATCACTTCTTCATAAGTTCTAATCTCTGTGGTTTTTGCTTCCTTGTACGCTGCAATCTCTGTGGTTTTTGCCTCGACTTCAAACGTCTCTGCCATCTTTTGAACAGACTCAGCTGGGGCAGCTGGTGcacataaaatatgcaaatggtTGAGTTTCACTTGTGTACAtgaatctacaaaaaaaatgtgattacaACATAAATTGATCTTATACCTGTGGGTATGATAACTGGCTTGTCACAAACAATGTCAAACAGCATGAGCCAGTCATCATCTGTCTCCGGAAGAGGCTGGAAAGGCTGTGGACTAATTGGATATAACCTTTGCTCTACACGTTTTGCTTCAACTGGAACAACTGGACTGATTTTAGCTGGTTCTGGCACAGAAACTGAAacgaataaaacaaacatttacttatGACTCCTGTCAAACATATTGTAGgaattttctctaaataaagacatttgaaggATAAAGGTACCTGGAGGAATATAAGACTCTACTTTGGGCGGTATGTCCAGCAGCAGATACCAATCATCGTCTCGGTGGCTCACTGGATACAACATTATCTGCTCTGGAGGTTTCTTGTCATGTTTCTGAGTCACAGTCTCCTTAACTACAACTACAACCTCCCTTGTCCTCTCTACTGCCTCTGAGACAGTGACAGTTGCCTTCTTTTCTTTGGGAAGAATCTGAACATATTCAGGCATTGATGCTatagacaaaacaaaagtaagtaGTATGCTGTCAGAGACCGGCAATGGACTTAAAAATCAGTGGTCAGATTTGGATTTAAGTGTACAGTATACAGTAGTAATACCTGGCTGTAGAAGTGATGTTCCCCTATCTGGAAGATCAAGCAGACTGAACCAGTCATCTTCTGCTTGCCTTggtatttgttttctttcagtatcCTCTACAAAAATCTCAACTCTTTTGTCTCCCTGATCAACAGCTGGGACACGTTCAATCTGGGATTTGGAGACACCTCCTGATAGACTCActtcaacaacaaaaccaaaataaagcaTAATTCAGTCTTTCCTGTCTGTAATACGATAAAGAGAGTGAAAGAACCGATCCAATTAATCTGCAAAGCAGCATGGGAGACGGTATGTTTGTCAGTACCTGGTTCTATATATGTAGTTTGTCTAGGAGGAACGTCCAGCAACGCAAACCAGTCATCATCCCTCTCAGTCACTGACTGGATTTCTTTAAGACATCTTGGAGACTCTTGGGTAATCTGTCTCTCTTCAACTACTACTTTGTAATCTTCTGAAACTTCAGCCACAGGGACAAACTGCCCTTCATCCATCTGGGCTTCCTTTATTGTTACTGATAAATGGAAGCAGGAGAGGACTTTTTCAATCCACAGGCGTAAGCACATATTTTATCTGCAAGCAAGCAGAATACAAGGCAGAAGAGCAAATGCAGCACACACTGTTTCAGCAGTACCTGGTTCTATCCAGGTTTCTCTTTGAGTTTCTTGTATCATCTGTCTCTCTTCAATTTCCACCTTGTAATCTTCTGAAACTTCAACCACAGAGACAAACTGCCCTTCATCCATCTGGGCTTCCTTCATTGCTACTGATAAATGGAACCAGGGGAAGATTTTCTCACTGTTTTATCAACAAGCAGCAATACAGTGCAGAAGAGCATTGTTCATTTGgttcatttgcaaaaacaacatacaCCATTTTAACAGTACCTGCTTCTACATATTTGGTTTCTGTTGGAGGCCCCGCAAGCAACACAAACCAATCATCCACCCTTTCCACGAGTGCTGGTTGTTGCAGGATCCGTGTCTGCTCCTGAATTTCCTCTTCTCCTACCTGTCTCTTCGCCACTGATCTTAAATACGTGCTCTCATCTACAGCAGTGAATAATCAAGAGGGTAAAGACGCAAAGAAATTGAACAGAGGCGGCAATGTGTTCTGCAGgccaaaagcagcaaaagtcCACACGTGAGGTTGTTCCCACAAGAAACTTCTCATGCAACCTTCTAATCCACAAAGGAGCACAATAGCAGTGAGCACAAATGCAATTCAAAGaacagtagtagtagtagttggtgaatgtattattaatatttgccACATGACGGCCATCTCTTGCAAACCGGTTAGAGCATTAGAAAGATTAGTCGAAGATCAAAATGGCTCACAGAGTAACATACTGTACCTGATGGGCTGAAAACTGGCGGGTGGTAAAAAAGCAGGTACCATTCATCCTCATTTTCTTCCTCAACTGGATTTCCAAAATAAAGCCTCTCTGTGACCTCTCTCTCGGTCTGTTTTTCTAACATCCCATTTGACTCCCCGCTCTCATCCACAATCATCACCCTCTTCCCGTCCCTGCGCTCAATCTTCTGCATAATCACAACAGACGTGGCCCCAGAAACATCTGAAGAGTCAAACTTTTGCTGGACGTCTTCCTGCCATTCCTTCTGTATCTCTCGTACCTTGGCCCTCAGACTTTCATCTAACTGATTCAGATCGTTTTCCTCTTCAGGTACCAagccttttaaaaacacagctttaatttgttcttcTAGTTCATCCACTTCATCCTCATCTGTCTCCATCCTCTTCATAAATCTCTGTAAAACCACCTGATCCAAATCCCCCTCTTCTGCTCTTAATCTTTCAACCTCTTCTTGCCCCAGTTGCTCTTCGATGATCCTCTGAATCCTCTCTGACACCTCACTCGCTTCCTGTAGTCTTTCCTCCAAGTCCCTCACTTTTCTCAGTTTCCCCTCCAGATCTTCGATCTCTGTCAATGTGTCTATCAAGGTCACAGACTTCTGCAGTCTCTCAATGACTTGCTCGGTAGTCTCTTCTTGTTTGACCACTGATGTGACAAGCTCCTCCAAACGGATCTGGGACTGGATTTTATGAGAGGCTGAGAAGAGCAAAAAGATCAATCAAACACCTAACTAATCTAGAATATATGGCAGGCTGTTAAGTTTTATTAAGTAAGTTTgaaaaagttaataattccCCCAAACAActcacacaaaatattttcttcagacTCAGATAAGAACCGACCAAAGTATAGGTACCAGTCATCCTGCTGGTATGGTGCAGGTTTATGTAGAGGGTCCGGAGAGGAGTATCCAGAGCTGGGTTTGGCTGGCACCAgagataataataatgatgtgCTACAATCAGTTAATTGTCCTTTTCTATTTGTGCAAAACAGTAGCATGCTTACTTCAGCTTTTCATATTGAGGGAATATAATAATGACccatttataaacattttaaacagctACATTGtgattaaaatagaaaatgacagaaatgcgGATGGGCATCTATAGTGAAGGTACCTTGGTGTTCCACAAAATCAAAAGTCTCCACAGTGGCTACAGCAGGTTGACGATACAGAAGGTCAGACCACTCGCCTTCCTTTAGGTACTGCTGTTGCTGTTCACTGATAATTTGAGAGCCACCATCTATGGTCTCAGTGCCCTGCCAGGTCACAGACTGTTCTTCCTCCCTGGACTGAGAGGAAGTCTGCTCAGACTCCCCTCTGGCTGTGAAGAGATGGTGCGGTGATTGAAGTTACATAATGATTCTGCAGAACAGATGACGACTGTTGTGGATGCTTCATGGTGCTTCAAGCAGGCTTTTAGCCTAGTTAGGTGCaagcattgtttgtttttttacctttggACTTGGATTATTGTAAGTCCAAAAAGATGAGGTTAGTGCCAGCAAGATAAAAAATGCAACTCATCTTCTAGAACAAGAGCAAAATGGCTTATTATTGTACCTTGCACAACCTTGATTAAAGAATGCTGCTGCAGAAGTGATGAGTGAGTTATTCAGTTAGGAGGTAATATGAGGTGAAAGCCATTTGTGAGATAAAGCTCTCCACTTTAAAATGAGGAAGCACAATTTCAACACTGGAAATTACTCcgacagagaaacaaaacaggaagtcggaatatttttgttccttttaccATGCAGAGTAATCAAAAATAACTGATTCTTGTTACTGAACGTCCACAATTGGTCGTAGTTACCAAGTTGAagagctgcatttttaaaatattaaagcgataaaaaaaaaaaagaaaatgtgaaggcATGTTGATAAAAGCGATGACGCTGAAAGCAATTAGCGAGAAACCGGCAATGTGTCCGCCTCATGTGCATCCTGGTACCTGGAAATTCCACAGAAGGCTGGCCAGAGAATGACCTATCATCAGCCTCAGATCTGCATGATTCAGAGAGTTGCTGCAGAAACTGGAGAGTCTCATCTCCAGCTGCAAGTGTAAAACAAGTCATAATGTTACTTATCAACCTTTAAGCTTATAGCAAGAAACAAACTatttcagacacacacactttacCCTACCTCCATCCAAGGTACGTGACAGCCTCTTGCTAGCAGAGCGTGTGAATCGAGGCGCTGGGCGGTCAATCATGGAGCTCGCCTGCCGGGTCTGGGCTTGAGTACGGCCGCTGTACCGGAACTTGGAACCCAAGACAAGAAAACGACGGGACGATGGAGGCTCCACTAATGGAACCCTgagaaaaagacacattttttttgttttataaatttttttattcttaaaataatcggaatcaaaatatatatatatatcattaaATTGTATGAGTTGTAAAGAAGTTTATATATTATCTTTAATATCTAAAATtccttaaaacatttattttagccaTGACCTTTGTGGCTTGCACTCTTTCTGGAAGCTGTCAATAACTGACAATTTGACACCCATAACTTACATTTCTCTACTAAAGAGGATTTAACTTGGTCTTAAGATATTCTAGTTTTACTGAGAAAGAATTTCAACAGCTGTACGATAGATTCTCTAAAAGAAACAGTTATAAATCCTTGAAATATATTATTCTCAGTGTAATGAACGTATAAATGagtttaacttttcaaaaatataatttcaactgttttattgcgatgcaaaaaaatgttaaagggctAATGCTTAGTCTTGAACAACGAGTATTTAGCTTTTCCTAAACACTCATCAACATGAGTCTTAAATTACTGTGCCTTGTAAGCCTATCTAGAGTATACAGAGAAACTGAGAATTATCCTTTGTTTCAGGTAAAACAGTGAAAAGAAACTTTTCTCTACCTGAAGAAAGTATGATGCTCAACGCAAACTTTCCAAAGTTTCTTTGAGGCTTTGTAGTTGGGCAGCTTGAAGCCAATTGTGCTCTCATACTGCTCTTGCTGCAGGggaagaaacaaatcaaaatcaagAGACATCGCCTGCAACCGATGACAAAATCATTTTGATGTCAactgaaataaagtttatattcatGTGTGCATCTCAAAAGTATATGCCTCTGTGGATACTTAAGCATCAACTTCAATACAACAAATGCATACACTTCATTAAAATAATAGGATTTTAGTTAAACAATTATAACCAGTTAAATTATAATGGTGAAAAAATGGATGAGAAAACTAAGAATATATGGTTAACCACAGTGGGTCTCATAAATTAAGGTTCTGACTCAGAATAAGTATAAATGTTTTGATcagatttaaaatcaaaatgactGCCTGAGGTTTACCTCTGACGCTCTGATTTTGATAAAGAAGCTGCTCCGTTTGTAAGAAATTTTAAGCACTTTGGGCCATGGGAAACGATTGATCCTCAGCTTGTCCTTGTAAACCATCAGACCACTGGAGCAAACACCCAGTGTGATGTCGACACCATCGAGATCCTGCAAGCAAGAAGGAAAATGTCAATAAGTGTCATGGCATGACCTCTTGGTATTTTCAGAAAACAGTCACAAGGGGGCACTCTTTCTTTCCTAATTAATGTTGTGGAGGTCATGGGGTTTGAAACGTTATAACCCTTTCATTTTTATCTCAGAAGGTTATAGAATCAATTTTGTTATTAAATCTTAATGATGCAAAACGTGACTGCTGCCGCAAAATATTaccaagaaattaaaaacatgaaaaaggaaaagtacaaaaatttCAGACacaagtttatttgcaaagcattaaaacaaaatgtcaaaacttttttaaaatgttaaagaattaGGAAAATTACCCACCTTGGCTTGGTGCAGGTCAACTCCGTACATTGCAAGTTTCTTGGCATTTTCCAGAAACAGCAAATCTGCTTGGGCTGGACTCATTGACCTTCAcatgaaaagagaaacattttcaaagacgACTCATTCAAAGGTTAAACAAAAATGCTTACCGTTCAATTGAGCAAAAACAATCTTACTCGTACTTAATAACCACGATAAAAATGATCTGATGACaaatttctatttttcaaaTCATACAGGCCCTTTAATGACCTGTAAGTGCGGTGCAGCTCCATCactttctcctccagctccttgcTTTGTCCGGGTGCCAGGTTCAGATCTTTAACGTAGTCTGTCCCGTGAACCTCCGGGTCGTATTCTCCCAGCTCAGACTGGACCGTGTAGGAGCCCAGCAGGGACAGGGTGACAAAGGAGCAAGGAAGAACACCTTGCAGAATGTCCTTCCTGAGCTGGAGACACAGGAAATATCTGcgaaagaaagacaaagacgTGTTAAGATATTTACATGGGAAGTTGTTTtcaaacaacaatgaaaaatgaaaacagaaaaaaattagcCGATAGAGACAGTCCATCACTTTTTAGGTGATGTTCTGTTTAAGAGTTTATAATGAAATATCTTTTTTCCAGTAAATATCGCATGACACTGTTGTTCAGAATAAATTCAGGTGAGTTAGTCCCAGACGTTGAAGCCATCAGCTAAATTGATAGAGGTCAACACTGATATGTTTCTTTTGTCTTAAAACAGcaccaatgtaaaaaaaaaaaaaaaaaaaaaaacattagcagtTTCAGCTAATTTTAAGACCTCTCAAattattgtcacatttaaattggGTGGTTATTTACACAGACATCAATGGTATGTTAATAGGATTGTTCATCTCTGGTCTGTGACTGACAGATGCGTATCTTGGCACACTGCCAAGGATCTGGCTCCTTGGTAAATTCAtggattaaaaagaagaaaaactaaatgagacaagacaagacagttTACCCTTCAATAACAATATACAATACTTATTTTAGAGCATACCATACACCGTTCTATACGATGTGAGTTGTGGTGAAAATTTGTTTCAAGCAAAGCTGAATTAGTGGTGAACTTCATTGTCCATTTTGGTCGTCCAAACATCAAATATACCTGACCATGCATTGATACACAGAGTAGACTTGCTCTTCCTCATCTTAGCTCTTGGGGGTATAGCCAATCAGTACTGAGAAAAATGgatggctgctttgcaaatgccagccagCACTGTGTCATGGTATCTCAAGTTTTTCAGATATTCTTCACAGCTGCTCTACCAGCTGTGAAAAGCTGGTAGAGCAGAATTTTATAGCTGTTGTGAAAAGCTGCTCTAACCAGCTATATTGAATCTTGCAACTTAGTGAATCTCAACATCcctagttttttgttttctacatgGGATACTAATGTCGGAGTCACcaccaaaaatattcatatgtgAAACATGTACTGAGGAGGgaaaatttaaacataaaatgttttgtttttttttgctttttacacattgcttactttttttttatcagacatTTACTAAAAAATTTTTGTGTTCTGTTCTCAATATGTTTGTGTTGCACCTAATTCTACCTCAGTATCCTTTATGAACAGTCATTATTCACATATCcaagctttttgtttgtgctgatgtctttttctttaaatttagctttgtaacaaaaagaaaagaagaaaaaaaacatatgagacccaaatgacactttaaagGTTCTTAAAATTAGCATTTGCATAGACAATTAGGATGTTTTTCAGATTGTAGTTGTTTAAGATGGCAGAAGTCCCCTTCGGTCTTGATTTCTCACAGACAAACTGTTAGCCAAATCTCTACCAACTGATCCGGATTTACACTAAAAGAAGATGCTAAGAAAGTTATCTACTGTAGGTAAAATATCAGGTTGCTAATAACCTTTCAACAGAGCCTCATTTCAAAGATCATGAACCGTCCCTTTAATATCATCATGAAGCggaagaggatggatggatggatggatggatggatggatggatggatggatggatggatggatggatggatggatggatggatggatggatggatggatggaNNNNNNNNNNNNNNNNNNNNNNNNNNNNNNNNNNNNNNNNNNNNNNNNNNNNNNNNNNNNNNNNNNNNNNNNNNNNNNNNNNNNNNNNNNNNNNNNNNNNNNNNNNN
Coding sequences within:
- the LOC103478711 gene encoding uncharacterized protein LOC103478711 isoform X1 — its product is MDCLYRLIFFCFHFSLLFENNFPCKYLNTSLSFFRRYFLCLQLRKDILQGVLPCSFVTLSLLGSYTVQSELGEYDPEVHGTDYVKDLNLAPGQSKELEEKVMELHRTYRSMSPAQADLLFLENAKKLAMYGVDLHQAKDLDGVDITLGVCSSGLMVYKDKLRINRFPWPKVLKISYKRSSFFIKIRASEQEQYESTIGFKLPNYKASKKLWKVCVEHHTFFRVPLVEPPSSRRFLVLGSKFRYSGRTQAQTRQASSMIDRPAPRFTRSASKRLSRTLDGAGDETLQFLQQLSESCRSEADDRSFSGQPSVEFPARGESEQTSSQSREEEQSVTWQGTETIDGGSQIISEQQQQYLKEGEWSDLLYRQPAVATVETFDFVEHQAKPSSGYSSPDPLHKPAPYQQDDWYLYFGRFLSESEENILSSHKIQSQIRLEELVTSVVKQEETTEQVIERLQKSVTLIDTLTEIEDLEGKLRKVRDLEERLQEASEVSERIQRIIEEQLGQEEVERLRAEEGDLDQVVLQRFMKRMETDEDEVDELEEQIKAVFLKGLVPEEENDLNQLDESLRAKVREIQKEWQEDVQQKFDSSDVSGATSVVIMQKIERRDGKRVMIVDESGESNGMLEKQTEREVTERLYFGNPVEEENEDEWYLLFYHPPVFSPSDESTYLRSVAKRQVGEEEIQEQTRILQQPALVERVDDWFVLLAGPPTETKYVEAVAMKEAQMDEGQFVSVVEVSEDYKVEIEERQMIQETQRETWIEPVTIKEAQMDEGQFVPVAEVSEDYKVVVEERQITQESPRCLKEIQSVTERDDDWFALLDVPPRQTTYIEPVSLSGGVSKSQIERVPAVDQGDKRVEIFVEDTERKQIPRQAEDDWFSLLDLPDRGTSLLQPASMPEYVQILPKEKKATVTVSEAVERTREVVVVVKETVTQKHDKKPPEQIMLYPVSHRDDDWYLLLDIPPKVESYIPPVSVPEPAKISPVVPVEAKRVEQRLYPISPQPFQPLPETDDDWLMLFDIVCDKPVIIPTAAPAESVQKMAETFEVEAKTTEIAAYKEAKTTEIRTYEEVIISATSGQEGTRSPKIRPSQPPPQSNMEDDDWVVLFNITQEKPIPTAPVAEVQRVVKTPEPSEPKPKFVKEDLRPPAVTVINLPQPTYEDDDWFELLDVAPKVSVAVEQRVFPVPEARTDKKFVATEKRTQQRVTIVDETWQKKEVVKERQPQIEVEDDWFVLLYPDLKTSVAAPESLRVRSEVRVPSAVAAKRVEISEKKPQFEMRILEERRPVIHTDVTDDWFVLLDFDAKESVVSTQRGARPVSAPVFSQAALADAGIPMAPFDQPQTSTPIKTSRLEERKLEVTVEAAEPSKIEAVSEIKSAVSREQRDVDSSLISTINGYIQHESESERTIVEGVQMRKKRAKKIEGDSIYIRHSLLMLEEFEKPQEDLLRHHASISELKRNFMEAVPEPRQSEWDKRLSTHSPFRTVGINGQPLPNADGSVCISPSCKSSETKTLHEDARNNFGGAEASGPSESRQSEPDIVEGLGAPVEESLCDHEEVVVFETLLVPLVEVEMAQLALPVESNCKALDKIPEEEGTCLVAPECSGGIVGLSPPSFFWSDGPKVMRCSQPPLVQTHTVTITAVSNSLPGDISTTEVPIVPTKTFTYESSKMTDDGTDEDKDSSFSTSKTVTSETSSGTTVTTTTTHISKVVKSGSSETRVEKRIVITADSDVDQEKEKHGGASAL